The genomic segment TTATTATGCAGTCTTTACAGAAGATATTGGAAATCAATCAGAGAACCTTATTAAGAATTATTACTCTCTATTCCCCGAAGATTTAGGTAACCCGCCTGAAGAAGTAATGCCTATGTTAATGCAGTTTGATTTTGTTGAACGATGCAAAATATCAATCGCTCCTTGTATTGAAGAAGGATACTTTACCGAAGAGGAAGCTGAAGAAATCAATGAAATGATTAGATTAACTTATCAAGGAATGCTTTCACTCTTAATTAATAATCGAGTAGATTATTCGATCCAAGAAGCTACCAAAAGAACTATGAAATATATCCGCCGAATTGTAAATAGCTACTTAAAAAACAGCTGCTAGATGGCAGCTGTTTTTTAAGTAATAATCTAAGCACCAAGCAGCAAACTTATTGCTATAGCTAAAATAACAATTATTAATATGTATTTAATCCATTTATCTCCTTTAGATACAGCAAAATTACTACCTAAATAGGCTCCAAGGCTATTTCCTACTGCTAAAATTAACCCAGCCAGCCAAGCTACTTTACCATTAATTACAAACACTGCTAAAGAAGGTATAGTATAAGCAGCAATTACAAATACTTTAATACTATTAACCTTAACTAGCGAAAATCCAGTTATTAAAGAAAGAGTAATAATAAATAAAAAGCCTACTCCCCCTTGAATAAACCCACCATAGATACCGACAAAAAAGAAAGCCACCATTGCTGTTAATTGCCGACCTGAACTAAGCTTTTCTACAGTTGTCTCCATCTTCTCTTTAGGATCGACGATAATTAAAATTAAAATTAAGATCATTATTCCTGCCAAAATTTTATTAAAGAGTGCTTCCGGTAGATCAACTGCTAAATTAGAACCTATAACTGCTCCAATTATTGTAGGAATACTGAGCTTAAAGCTAAACTTAAAATCAGAAAATCCCTTTTGACGAAAATTAGTTACAGCTACAATATTCTGAATCAAGATAGCAATTCGATTTGTCCCATTAGCAACAGCCGAAGGTAACCCCATAAAGATCAATGCTGACATTGCAATTAATGAACCACCTCCAGCTAAAGTATTTATAAAACCAGCTGCTGTTCCAGCAAATAGAACTGTAAGAACTTTAAAAAGTGACATTCAACTACCTCCTCCACATTTATATATTCATAATATCAAAACTATATTCCAATAACAATTAATTCTAAAGAAATACTAGAAATATTTTATATTTATAGTCTTATATTTATTAAAGAATTAACCAATAATATAGTTGATATGTAAAAAATCTAAAGGAGGAAGATTATGAAGAAAAAGTTCGTTATTCTATCAGTCCTATTGATAGTTGTATTGACATTAGGTGCCTGTGCCAACACTGATGAAAATAATCAAAGTAGGCAAGATCAGAACCAAAATAAAATGGAAACCAAAGCCTCATCTATCTTTCAACAGGCAGACGTAAAAAATATGAAGGTTACAACTAATAAAGCTGAAGTTAAATCCGGTCCCAGTGAGAAGTTTAAAACCATTGCTACTCTAAACAAGAATGAAACTGCTAAAGTACTAGCCCAGATTAAAGATTGGTATGTTATCCAGTTAGAAAATAACCGAATTGGATCTGTAAATTCCAACCAGACTAAACCGATTGTTGAAGAAGGACAGCCGCGTCCCCCACAGCCACAGCCTACTCCCCAACCAGAACAGACTAAGACACCTGAACCAAAGAATCCACAGGAGAATCAGTCAGCTGAAGAAATAGAGCCAGTTAATGATTTAAGCTCTATGGAAAGACAGATGGTGGATTTAATTAATGAAGCGCGAAAGAATAATGATGTAACTCCTCTTAAGACAGATAATGAATTAACAAGAGTAGCCAGAATGAAGTCACAGGATATGGTGAAGAATGATTACTTCAGCCATTATTCTCCAACCTACGGCAGTCCTTTTGATATGCTGAATAAATTTGGAGTTGAATATATACAGGCAGGAGAGAATATTGCAGGCAACTCATCAGTAGAAGCAGCCCATAGAGGATTAATGAACTCTACTGGACATAGAAGGAATATTCTCAATCCTCAATATACCCATGTAGGTGTAGGAGCTAAGTCTAGTGACAAATATGGTTATATCTTTACTCAACTCTTTATCAGCAAACCTAAATAAACTTTCTATTTTCTTAGATTAAAAAGGAGCAGTAATATTACTGCTCCTTTTTAATCTTATCATATTTTTGTAAAGTCTTCTTTTTCACTCCGCTTAATAAGCAGCCACTTATCTCCTTATAATTTAGGCTATCAGGGCCCGAATTTCTTCTATTATAATGATTTCTAGCTAAGTAATAACTGCATCAAAAGAATATTAAATCTTTCTCATTTATCAATGCTTGAACTGAAATGTTTAAACTGCTTAAGCCAAATTATGAATTACTGATCCTTTATTATTTATTAACTTTAATCAGAATTTAACACTAGATTAATAAAAAAGTTGCTGGGATTATTAAAAATAATCCCAGCAAAATTAAATAATTCTTTCTTTAACAACCACATCTACGTCTACCTCTTTTAAAGAAGATAAAGAAGCAAAATAGAAGGGCTATTATCCAAATAAAACTACCACCAAAGCTTCCTCCGCTTCCAGTCATTTTAGTCACCTCCATAAAATATTCTCATTTATAAGTATAATATGTATTTTATTATTTATTTGTGTAACATTTTATTAAATAAAAAACCCACAGCCTAAAAAGGCGTGGGATAATCATAACTCTATATATATTCAAACTTTGTATCATAAAGATACGTGAACTGCCTCCGAGACAAGCAACGGAGGCTTCAAAAGAAGTATGGTAATTAAGTCTCCGCCTGCTTAACAGGCAACCCTTATTCTTTTAGGAGTGTCCACAACCCCATTATCCCTAATCTGACGAATCATTTCAGGAATACATTTGTCTTTGAGATATTTACGCATTATATTAAGGCTACCGTTCACATCAGCGTTAAGTATCTTATTCTTAGTTTTAAATAGACCTCTAGTAGTTCGTCTGGATTTATCATAGTTGGTTTTATTTAATGATTCTAGGTCAATAGCCGAGCAACCAGAAGTATAGGTTTCATTAACTTTAATTAGCTTAATACCTGCTAGTTTAGCTTTATATTCAATTAACTCTACTAATCTTTGTATTGGTATTTGTACGAATGATTTAAGTGTATTATTCTGCTTAATATTTTTAATATTACCAATTATAATAGTAGATAACTGTTTCATTCTAATTCTTTGGAGGTTGGCTATCTTTTTATTGAAGTAGCTATTCTTAGATTTAATAGTTTTACCATTAATGATATAGCTTTTGGGACTATCTTTAAATGTTAAGGTAGCTAAATTATCTAAACCTAAGTCAATTGACATTATATTGTTATCTTGTGGCTTATCTTTGGGTTCTACCTTGTAAATAATTAATAAGTGCCACTCTTTAGAGAGTCTATCTTGCTTAATTCGTACCTGTTGAAGTTTATCTAAATCTATAATGCTTTGAACTGCTGGTGGCAATTCAAATTTAATACAGTCAACATTATATTTAGATTTAATCTCCTTAGATACCGATAATAACAAGTGATTATCTCTAATTCTTGTGGCTAAGTTGGTGTAGATGATTTGATTTGGATTGTTATCCATAAATATAGACCTGATAATAAGAAGAACTGTAACTGAACATAAT from the Acetohalobium arabaticum DSM 5501 genome contains:
- a CDS encoding TetR/AcrR family transcriptional regulator — protein: MINVEETNIKTKRILKIFIEATTKIIKKEGIEGVTIRKVADIAGYNSATIYNYFENCNQLISFAAIKFISNYVQALPDYFDEENSTLENFLAVWECFCTYCFEDPKIYYAVFTEDIGNQSENLIKNYYSLFPEDLGNPPEEVMPMLMQFDFVERCKISIAPCIEEGYFTEEEAEEINEMIRLTYQGMLSLLINNRVDYSIQEATKRTMKYIRRIVNSYLKNSC
- a CDS encoding sulfite exporter TauE/SafE family protein codes for the protein MSLFKVLTVLFAGTAAGFINTLAGGGSLIAMSALIFMGLPSAVANGTNRIAILIQNIVAVTNFRQKGFSDFKFSFKLSIPTIIGAVIGSNLAVDLPEALFNKILAGIMILILILIIVDPKEKMETTVEKLSSGRQLTAMVAFFFVGIYGGFIQGGVGFLFIITLSLITGFSLVKVNSIKVFVIAAYTIPSLAVFVINGKVAWLAGLILAVGNSLGAYLGSNFAVSKGDKWIKYILIIVILAIAISLLLGA
- a CDS encoding CAP domain-containing protein yields the protein MKKKFVILSVLLIVVLTLGACANTDENNQSRQDQNQNKMETKASSIFQQADVKNMKVTTNKAEVKSGPSEKFKTIATLNKNETAKVLAQIKDWYVIQLENNRIGSVNSNQTKPIVEEGQPRPPQPQPTPQPEQTKTPEPKNPQENQSAEEIEPVNDLSSMERQMVDLINEARKNNDVTPLKTDNELTRVARMKSQDMVKNDYFSHYSPTYGSPFDMLNKFGVEYIQAGENIAGNSSVEAAHRGLMNSTGHRRNILNPQYTHVGVGAKSSDKYGYIFTQLFISKPK